The Leadbetterella byssophila DSM 17132 DNA window CAAAGATCTGGATGCTTTATTGCTCACCATGATCCTATCTATCGTTTTGGGTGCCCGTATGGGGCACTATATTTTCTATGAGGGTCAACATTTCTTCGAAGCCCCGGGAGCATTCATCTATGACATGCTGATGCCTCCTTATGCCGGATTAGCCAGTCATGGAGCTGCTTTTGGAGTATTAATAGGGATCCTATTATTCAAAAGAAAACATCCTGAATATAATTACCTTTGGCTAACAGACCGCTTGGTCATTGTTAGTGCTCTGGGAGGTGCATTTATACGTTTCGGAAACTTTATGAATTCGGAAATTGTGGGTAAACCTACAGATGTACCTTGGGCAGTAATCTTCAAACAAAACTTCGAGTTTACTCAGGTACCTCGTCACCCTTCTCAATTGTATGAATCACTATCCTGCTTGATATTATTCCTGGTACTGATCTTCCTTTACAATAAGTGGAGAGAGAAGACTCCTCAAGGTTTATTGACAGGAATCTTCTTCCTGTGGGTGTTTGTATTGCGCTTCTTGTACGAGTTTACGAAAGAGAACCAAGTGGAGTTTGAAGATGCTATGCAGTGGAACATGGGTCAGCTTTTGAGTATTCCGGCTATACTGATTGGATTATTCTTCCTGTACAAAGCTTATCAATCCGCAAAGCAGTAATGCTACAACAAACCCAACAAGCTTCCATTGCTTTAAGAAGATTAAGTTATGAGCAAAGAGCAGCTCTCTTGCTTGAAATTGCCAAATTACTAAGAAGGTATAGTAATGATATTTTGGAGGCCAATGCGAAAGATCTGGCCTCCTTTCCTACCTCTGACCCTCTGTATGACCGACTACTTCTGGATGCGGGTAGAATAGAAAGACTAGCCAGCGCGGTGGAGCAGGTAAGTACACTGGAAGATCCTGTAGGAAAGGTATTGATAGATAAAATCCTACCCAATGGCTTAAGATTAAAGAAGATCACTGTGCCTATGGGGGTAATCGGAATCATCTATGAGTCTCGCCCTAATGTCACCATAGACGTGGCGGTACTTTGCTTACTTTCGGGCAATGCAGCAGTATTAAAAGGAGGAAAAGAAGCTTTTTATTCCAATACCGCTTTAGTAAGCATCTTACATAAAGCGTTAGCAAAATCAGGACTTCCCACAGAATTAGTCCAGCTCTTACCCACAGATAGAAGATATACCACAGAACTCCTTCAGGCGGAGAAGTATGTGGACCTGATCATACCCAGAGGTTCCCAATCCTTGATCAATTACGTACGCGAAAACGCCAAGATTCCCTGCATTGAAACTGGTGCCGGTGTATGTCACACCTATGTAGCCAAAAATGCAAACTTAGAAATGGCGGCTAAAATCATCATCAATGCCAAAGGATCCCGCCCTTCAGTATGTAATGCTTTGGATTGCTTAATAGTGCATGAAGATGTGGTAGAGTCCCTGGCTCCACTGTTGAAAAGCGGCCTGGAGCAGTACGGCATATCTGTATATGCTGATGAAGTGAGCTTCCCCTATTTTAAAAGATTACAAGTGCCCGTTACACCGGCTCTCGAAGAAAACTTCGGTAAGGAATGGTTGGATTACAAGCTAAGTGTCAAAACGGTTAAGGACTTGAATGAAGCTTTGGCCCACATACAAAAGTACTCTTCGAAACACTCCGAAGCCATCCTCACAGTGGATGAAGAAGAGGCCCAAAGATTCCTGCAGGAAGTAGACGCTGCGGCAGTATATCACAATGCCTCTACGCGCTTTACTGATGGAGGGGAATTTGGATTAGGTGCCGAAATAGGCATATCCACTCAAAAACTTCATGCCAGAGGGCCTTTCGCCCTTGAAAAACTAGTTACTGAAAAGTGGATAGTCCTAGGTGAAGGTCAAATAAGATAAACATAATATTGCGTTGATTTTGAAGTAATAATAACAAAGCATCTTTGCCAGTACACATTCATACATATTGGTAAACAGCTTCAAAGTCCCTGATGGTATCAGGGATTTTTGTTTGAAATTAAGACGAAAATTCCGATATTCGCAGTCCAAATCGGAGGTCTCATAGTTCAACGGATAGAATAGAAGTTTCCTAAACTTTAGATGTGGGTTCGATTCCCGCTGAGACCACTTAAAGGCGTAAGTTGAAGAACTTGCGCCTTTTTTTATGGGCGGAAGATTAAATCTAAAAAATCAACATTGTGCGTATCCTCCTTTAATGTTGCAAGTTTTCCATAAGTATCAATTTTCGCAGATTGCCATTCCCATATGAGCCGCTTTCCAAAAGCTTCTCCGGAACACGCATTGCTACCTTCACAGGAATCCAGTATGATCAGAAATGACACCAAAGGCCTACTGTTTTTTTTAATTTCATTGCCCGAATTTCATCAAGAATAATATGTTTAATAGGAGGATAAACTTTCCTGTAGAGAACTACTCTGATGCAGAAATCAGTTGGTGAGGCAACTATCTGCCAGTTCACCCTGAAAAATCACCATATGAAAAAGTAGTCGTGAATGTTTAGTGCACAACTTGTCAAACTTATTGCACCTATAATTTAGATATGTACTTCCTAAAGGATGAGGCAAAAATTCAAGGACCTTCATCTGACGGCAATATCCTTTGCACATGCCCCGATTTTACCTTACTTTTGAATGGAATACAACTCACCTATGCGTTATACCTATCTAATCCTATTGGCACTCCTTGTTTCTTGCAAGGCAGAAAAGGCCATCTTTAACGGGAAGAACCTAAAAGGCTGGACTCCGAAAATCCATCACCACGAGTACGGCGATAACTATGCCAATACCTACCGGGTGAAAGATGGAGTAATCCAGGTTAGATATGACGGATATGACTCCTTCAATGAAAGATACGGTCACCTCTTCTACAAGAAACCTTACGAAAACTTCCACCTCAGTTTAGAGTATAAGTTCACAGGTATCTGGAGGACTGACGCTCCTTCCTACACGCATTTGAATTCTGGAGTGATGTTCCATTCTCAAGACCCTAGGACCATATTAAAAGAGCAGGATTGGCCCATTTCCGTAGAGATGCAATTCCTAGCAGAAGAAAAACCAGGTGTTCCGCGTCCTACAGGGAACATGTGCTCGCCAGGTACAGATGTGGTCTATCAAGGAGAGAAAGATCCGAGGCACTGCATAGATTCAAATTCCCCTACCATTAAACCCGGAGAGTGGGTAAAAGCTGAATTAATAGTTTACGGGGATTCCTTGATCCGACATATCATCAACGGTCAAGTAGTCCTAGAATACACAAAGCCTACTATGGGAGGCGGGGTAGTGAATGGTGCGGATCCGAAGATATTCATTCCCGGCACTCCCCTGAAATCCGGGTATATAGGACTACAGAGTGAGGGCCAGGAAATTGATTTCAGAAATATTAAGATCAAAAAGCTTTAAGACAATAGTCGGGCAGCGTCTTTCGCGAAGTAGGTCAAGATAATATCAGCCCCTGCACGTTTCATGCTGATCAGCATTTCCATCATGGCCTTATCTCCGTCTATCCAACCGTTCTGGGCAGCCGCTTTGATCATAGCGTATTCTCCGGAAACATTATAGGCCGTGATAGGCAATGGGAAATTTTCTTTCAAAGTCTTGATCACGTCCAAGTAAGAGAATGCAGGTTTCACCATCAACATGTCAGCTCCTTCCTCAAAATCTAACTCAGCCTCAAGGATAGCTTCCTTCACGTTAGCCGGATTCATCTGATAGGTCTTCTTGTCTCCAAACTTAGGAGCTGACTCTAATGCATCCCTAAATGGACCATAGAACGCTGAAGCATATTTCGCAGTATATGACATAATGGAGGTATGGGTAAATCCTTCAGCATCCAGTGCTTGTCTAATAGCACCAACCCTGCCGTCCATCATATCTGATGGCCCGATGATATCAGCTCCTGCCTTAGCCTGGGCTACAGACATCTTCACCAACACTTCTACTGACTCATCATTCAATATCTTTCCATCTTTCACGATTCCGTCATGACCATCTGAACTATAAGGGTCCAAAGCCACATCCGTCATCACTACTAATTCAGGGAATTTGTTTTTGATTTCTGATAAAGCATTCAAATACAAGGTTCCTTCCTTGTAGCTCTCGGAACCTACTGCATCCTTCTTACTTTCAGGATAATTTGGAAATAAACAGATAGACTTGATTCCATGTGCTACCACGTCTTCTATCTCCACCAATAATTGATCCAGACTGAATCTGTAAATCCCCGGCATAGAAGAGATCTCTACCTTAATGTCCTTTCCTTCTTGCACGAACATGGGGAAAATAAAGTCATTCACAGAGAGACTATGCTCTGCCACCATATCCCTCACACCTGCACTTACGCGGTTTCTACGAGGCCTTCTGTTGAGTATTAACATGGACGATATATTTAAGAAAAAAAGGCAGACCTGATCAGGTCGCCTTCATATAAAAATAACAATTTTTTACTGGCTTTCAGTTCAATCCTTCTTAAATAATCGGAACTCCAAGGCTACTCTTGTCATATCCGGTTCAGCATTCACAGCTAATCCATGGATCAAATGCCCCGAGAAGAATAGTACATCTCCATCCTTCACCTTAGCACGCTCCAAATGAGTACTTCCGCCCCAGGATTCAATCATCCTAACTCTGTACTTATTGCCTTCCACTACGGCACCATCAAAGGTTCTACAAACCTGATCTTCTGAAATCAAGTGACTACCGGGTG harbors:
- a CDS encoding 3-keto-disaccharide hydrolase; the encoded protein is MEYNSPMRYTYLILLALLVSCKAEKAIFNGKNLKGWTPKIHHHEYGDNYANTYRVKDGVIQVRYDGYDSFNERYGHLFYKKPYENFHLSLEYKFTGIWRTDAPSYTHLNSGVMFHSQDPRTILKEQDWPISVEMQFLAEEKPGVPRPTGNMCSPGTDVVYQGEKDPRHCIDSNSPTIKPGEWVKAELIVYGDSLIRHIINGQVVLEYTKPTMGGGVVNGADPKIFIPGTPLKSGYIGLQSEGQEIDFRNIKIKKL
- a CDS encoding glutamate-5-semialdehyde dehydrogenase — protein: MLQQTQQASIALRRLSYEQRAALLLEIAKLLRRYSNDILEANAKDLASFPTSDPLYDRLLLDAGRIERLASAVEQVSTLEDPVGKVLIDKILPNGLRLKKITVPMGVIGIIYESRPNVTIDVAVLCLLSGNAAVLKGGKEAFYSNTALVSILHKALAKSGLPTELVQLLPTDRRYTTELLQAEKYVDLIIPRGSQSLINYVRENAKIPCIETGAGVCHTYVAKNANLEMAAKIIINAKGSRPSVCNALDCLIVHEDVVESLAPLLKSGLEQYGISVYADEVSFPYFKRLQVPVTPALEENFGKEWLDYKLSVKTVKDLNEALAHIQKYSSKHSEAILTVDEEEAQRFLQEVDAAAVYHNASTRFTDGGEFGLGAEIGISTQKLHARGPFALEKLVTEKWIVLGEGQIR
- the hemB gene encoding porphobilinogen synthase, giving the protein MLILNRRPRRNRVSAGVRDMVAEHSLSVNDFIFPMFVQEGKDIKVEISSMPGIYRFSLDQLLVEIEDVVAHGIKSICLFPNYPESKKDAVGSESYKEGTLYLNALSEIKNKFPELVVMTDVALDPYSSDGHDGIVKDGKILNDESVEVLVKMSVAQAKAGADIIGPSDMMDGRVGAIRQALDAEGFTHTSIMSYTAKYASAFYGPFRDALESAPKFGDKKTYQMNPANVKEAILEAELDFEEGADMLMVKPAFSYLDVIKTLKENFPLPITAYNVSGEYAMIKAAAQNGWIDGDKAMMEMLISMKRAGADIILTYFAKDAARLLS
- the lgt gene encoding prolipoprotein diacylglyceryl transferase, whose amino-acid sequence is MNWLQIVWDVSPIIFKLGSFEIRWYGLCFALGFVIGYQIIAWAFKIEKKDSKDLDALLLTMILSIVLGARMGHYIFYEGQHFFEAPGAFIYDMLMPPYAGLASHGAAFGVLIGILLFKRKHPEYNYLWLTDRLVIVSALGGAFIRFGNFMNSEIVGKPTDVPWAVIFKQNFEFTQVPRHPSQLYESLSCLILFLVLIFLYNKWREKTPQGLLTGIFFLWVFVLRFLYEFTKENQVEFEDAMQWNMGQLLSIPAILIGLFFLYKAYQSAKQ